A genomic stretch from bacterium includes:
- a CDS encoding glycosyltransferase, translating to MPVPTHTVILVHLSGQWQTFHRRPMLLALARALPDGVALLVVDRPITLDVGWWRHPRRFVRHVWRSGLRDEDGKLHVIQTRIPFHDHILYRLPGLSSLNAWLLGRQLRHHLRRLGLAGARVIHWIYHPVQLWVTRSLAGRALVYECYDEYAHTPDGEFLPWMWECDLRTLAAADLSLVTTAALCERRAPHARSIHVVPNGIPDSFLNEPADVPDPADRIPHPRIGYVGVFRRPIDTELLCEVFRDNPEWHLVMIGPVTSGADAARLRRLPNAHFLGARPFDALPAILRKLDVGLIPHRVTAFTEGMRPLKLAEYLSAGLPVAATPLPELTALPDLVAIGENEPSSFTAAIVLALSRRTPEFRRRAQQWAQLHTWDHIVADRVMPPLRRLWENAD from the coding sequence ATGCCAGTGCCCACCCACACCGTGATCCTCGTCCACTTGTCCGGACAGTGGCAGACATTCCACCGCCGGCCCATGCTGCTGGCGCTGGCCCGGGCTTTGCCGGATGGCGTCGCGCTCCTGGTGGTCGACCGCCCGATCACTCTGGATGTGGGCTGGTGGCGGCATCCGCGACGCTTCGTCCGTCACGTTTGGCGCTCCGGCCTCCGAGACGAAGACGGCAAGCTGCATGTGATCCAGACAAGAATACCATTCCATGATCACATCCTCTACCGATTGCCGGGACTGTCCAGTCTGAACGCCTGGCTTCTCGGAAGGCAGCTGCGTCATCATCTGCGCCGTCTGGGTCTCGCCGGCGCCCGTGTGATTCATTGGATATACCACCCGGTTCAGTTGTGGGTCACGCGGTCGCTTGCGGGACGGGCGCTGGTGTATGAATGCTACGATGAGTATGCGCACACGCCGGACGGTGAGTTCCTGCCCTGGATGTGGGAGTGTGACTTGCGCACGCTCGCCGCGGCCGACCTCTCCCTGGTCACCACGGCGGCGTTGTGTGAACGGCGCGCGCCCCATGCCCGCTCGATCCATGTTGTGCCCAATGGCATCCCTGACTCCTTCCTGAACGAGCCGGCGGACGTGCCCGATCCCGCTGACCGAATCCCGCATCCGCGCATCGGCTACGTGGGCGTGTTTCGCCGTCCGATCGATACAGAACTCCTGTGCGAGGTCTTTCGCGACAACCCGGAATGGCACTTGGTCATGATTGGTCCGGTCACAAGCGGCGCCGACGCAGCGCGGCTCCGGCGGTTGCCCAACGCGCACTTTCTCGGGGCGCGTCCCTTCGATGCGCTTCCGGCGATTTTGCGCAAACTCGATGTCGGGCTGATACCGCACCGCGTGACGGCGTTCACGGAAGGCATGCGCCCGCTGAAGCTGGCCGAGTACCTGTCGGCCGGGCTACCGGTGGCCGCGACACCATTGCCTGAATTGACCGCGCTACCCGACCTTGTGGCAATCGGCGAGAATGAGCCGTCATCGTTTACCGCCGCCATTGTGTTGGCCCTGTCCCGCCGCACGCCGGAATTTCGTCGGCGCGCTCAGCAGTGGGCGCAACTGCACACGTGGGACCACATCGTCGCTGACAGGGTCATGCCGCCGCTGCGGCGACTGTGGGAGAATGCGGACTAA
- a CDS encoding glycosyltransferase family 4 protein, giving the protein MAVTDQSSPRRPRVALVAPDDSVTFIAQDRSLLSDEFEVEFAPARGFWSLRHLRSVVSQADIVLIWFMGRHALPAVMVAGFLGRPIVGIIGGFEVAWDADTGHGIRPGSLKEKILRWMLRRCRAIVTVSGHSRADTLARVPELAERIRLVHNAVDTSTFAPDASCGREGVLCVAMISATTIKVKRLDLYAAIAARMPQTRFTLIGPALDGTARNFVRDLPPNLIWRDALRGDQLVRAYQCASVYCQLSRYESFSLALAEAMACGCIPVISKAAALPEVGGPHAIIVNPPELETGVQAVAAALQAPESLREDVRRHIVERFSTARRQVALTQILREALRKT; this is encoded by the coding sequence ATGGCCGTCACGGACCAGTCATCCCCCCGCCGCCCCCGTGTCGCACTGGTGGCGCCCGACGATTCCGTGACTTTCATCGCGCAGGATCGGTCGCTCCTCAGCGACGAGTTTGAGGTCGAATTCGCTCCGGCGCGCGGGTTTTGGTCATTGAGGCATCTTCGCAGCGTGGTCTCACAAGCCGATATTGTCTTGATCTGGTTTATGGGACGTCATGCGCTCCCCGCGGTCATGGTCGCCGGCTTCCTTGGCCGACCGATCGTCGGTATCATTGGCGGTTTCGAAGTCGCCTGGGACGCCGACACCGGGCACGGGATCCGTCCGGGATCATTGAAGGAGAAAATTCTGCGCTGGATGCTGCGTCGCTGTCGCGCCATTGTGACGGTATCCGGCCACAGCCGTGCCGACACGCTGGCGCGTGTGCCGGAATTGGCCGAGCGAATCCGGCTGGTCCACAACGCCGTCGATACGAGCACATTTGCGCCCGATGCCAGTTGCGGTCGCGAAGGTGTCTTGTGTGTGGCGATGATTTCTGCGACCACCATCAAAGTGAAACGACTCGACCTCTATGCGGCGATTGCCGCCCGCATGCCGCAGACCCGGTTCACCCTTATCGGCCCCGCCTTGGATGGGACCGCCAGGAACTTTGTACGGGATCTTCCGCCCAACCTGATCTGGAGAGACGCCTTGCGCGGCGACCAGTTGGTCCGCGCCTATCAGTGCGCCTCGGTCTACTGTCAACTGTCCCGCTATGAGAGCTTTTCACTCGCCCTGGCCGAAGCAATGGCCTGTGGGTGCATACCGGTGATCTCCAAGGCGGCCGCCCTTCCCGAAGTGGGTGGACCGCACGCGATCATCGTCAATCCCCCGGAGCTCGAAACGGGAGTGCAAGCGGTCGCCGCGGCGCTCCAAGCGCCTGAGAGTCTGCGCGAGGACGTGCGCCGCCATATTGTCGAACGCTTTTCGACCGCCCGCCGCCAGGTCGCGCTGACGCAGATTCTGCGTGAAGCCCTTCGCAAGACTTAG